In Prescottella soli, a genomic segment contains:
- a CDS encoding acyl-CoA carboxylase subunit beta, with product MSTTTELSTKSDLGTAIAAALDGGDTSRWPSKIPVRDRITLLLDPGSWVEDGLLAAAEDGLPADGVLTGVGRIEGRPVAVIAHDFGVKAGSWGELTCEKQIRILERADRDLLPVIYLVDSAGGRLTDQIGFYSGRRGASRIFQLQVQLSGRVPQICCLHGPSAAGGAYMPAFTDWVGMVNGNASMYLASPRVAEKVTGEHTTLEEMGGARMHATVSGCCDEVFDHDWQVIAAARLLLSYLPDDWRSEPARKPCADPEVTCWEPDLIPLDPNQAYDVRDVISRLVDSGSFFEIKSAWATELVTGLARLEGRTVGLIANQPLVRSGAIFVDSADKAARFISMCDAYNIPLIFLHDVPGFMVGAAIERQGIIRHGAKMVTAMASAEVPKFSVILRKAYAAGFYAMCAPGFEPRATIALPTATIGPMAPEASVNAVYANKIAEIADPLEREAFIEARIAEQAADLSLVRMGSHLVVDSVVEPDQLRTELVNRLAHADGWERRPRSRHHAISPV from the coding sequence ATGAGCACCACTACCGAACTGTCGACGAAATCAGACCTCGGAACGGCGATTGCTGCTGCACTCGACGGCGGTGACACCTCACGCTGGCCGTCCAAAATCCCCGTGCGCGACAGAATCACGCTGCTCCTCGATCCGGGAAGCTGGGTCGAGGACGGCCTCCTCGCCGCCGCCGAGGATGGATTGCCCGCCGATGGCGTACTGACAGGTGTCGGGCGCATCGAGGGCCGCCCAGTGGCCGTGATCGCACACGACTTCGGCGTCAAGGCGGGGTCGTGGGGGGAGCTGACATGCGAGAAGCAGATCAGGATCCTCGAGCGCGCCGACCGGGACCTGCTGCCGGTGATCTACCTGGTTGATTCCGCTGGAGGACGACTCACAGACCAGATCGGGTTCTACTCGGGACGAAGGGGGGCATCACGGATCTTCCAACTCCAGGTTCAGCTCTCCGGTCGTGTCCCCCAGATCTGCTGTCTGCACGGTCCTTCCGCTGCCGGCGGCGCATACATGCCCGCGTTCACCGACTGGGTCGGCATGGTGAACGGCAATGCGTCCATGTACCTTGCCTCTCCGCGTGTGGCAGAGAAGGTCACCGGCGAGCACACCACGTTGGAGGAGATGGGCGGCGCCCGGATGCACGCGACGGTGTCCGGATGCTGCGATGAAGTGTTCGACCATGACTGGCAGGTAATCGCAGCCGCACGGCTGTTGTTGTCCTACCTTCCGGACGATTGGCGTTCGGAGCCCGCACGGAAGCCGTGCGCCGACCCCGAGGTCACCTGTTGGGAACCCGATCTGATTCCGCTCGATCCCAACCAGGCATACGACGTGCGCGACGTGATCTCACGTCTCGTCGATTCCGGAAGCTTCTTCGAGATCAAGTCGGCCTGGGCAACCGAGTTGGTAACCGGTCTCGCCCGACTGGAAGGCCGAACCGTCGGACTGATCGCCAACCAACCGTTGGTGCGCAGCGGCGCAATCTTCGTCGACTCCGCGGACAAAGCTGCACGCTTCATTTCGATGTGCGATGCCTACAACATTCCGCTGATCTTCCTGCACGACGTACCCGGATTCATGGTCGGCGCTGCTATCGAGCGCCAAGGAATCATCCGACATGGAGCCAAGATGGTCACCGCAATGGCCAGCGCCGAGGTTCCCAAGTTCAGCGTCATCCTCCGCAAGGCCTACGCCGCGGGCTTCTACGCGATGTGCGCACCGGGCTTCGAGCCACGAGCCACGATCGCGCTGCCCACAGCGACCATCGGCCCAATGGCACCGGAAGCGTCGGTCAACGCTGTGTACGCGAACAAGATCGCCGAGATCGCGGATCCCCTCGAGCGCGAGGCTTTCATCGAGGCTCGCATTGCCGAGCAGGCCGCTGACCTGAGCCTCGTCCGGATGGGTAGCCACCTCGTGGTCGACTCGGTCGTCGAGCCGGATCAGCTGCGCACCGAACTGGTGAATCGTCTCGCGCACGCAGACGGATGGGAGCGACGCCCCCGTTCGCGCCACCATGCGATCAGCCCCGTCTGA
- a CDS encoding MaoC family dehydratase: MSGRWFEDLTPGTVVDHVTRRTVTETDNVLFTTMTMNPAPLHLDADYAAGTEFGRPLMNSMFTSALVVGLSVPELTLGTIVAQLALSDVEFPAPVFAGDTIRVETEIVSSRPSRSRPDAGLVVFEHRAFNQKDALVCRVRRTGLMHRAPDVRSEKGIEP; encoded by the coding sequence GTGTCCGGCCGGTGGTTCGAAGATCTCACCCCCGGCACTGTTGTCGACCACGTGACACGGCGAACCGTCACCGAAACGGACAACGTGTTGTTCACCACGATGACCATGAATCCGGCTCCCCTCCACTTGGACGCCGACTACGCCGCCGGCACCGAGTTCGGCCGCCCGCTTATGAACAGCATGTTCACCTCGGCCCTGGTGGTCGGACTGTCGGTTCCCGAGCTGACGCTGGGCACCATCGTGGCCCAGCTCGCGCTGTCCGACGTCGAGTTCCCTGCCCCGGTCTTCGCCGGTGACACGATCCGCGTGGAGACCGAAATCGTGAGTTCACGTCCGTCCCGCTCGCGGCCGGACGCAGGACTCGTGGTGTTCGAGCACCGCGCATTCAACCAAAAGGACGCCCTGGTGTGCCGGGTCCGGAGGACAGGACTGATGCATCGGGCGCCGGACGTCCGGTCCGAGAAGGGCATCGAACCATGA